One window of Lentisphaerota bacterium genomic DNA carries:
- the rseP gene encoding RIP metalloprotease RseP: MDTFLTVTQGVWAGVIVALLFGLAIFIHEFGHFLSAKLLGFRVDAFAIGFGPAMWRRRVGETDYRINVIPFGGYVALPQLDPSGMEAIQGGEGSASEQLPDVSPWKRIVVSVAGPAGNVLLAVVLAWVIWLAPGSVTGVVSTRIGTVDPETPAWVAGLRSGDVIERVGGQRVTTWNDFMVECHLVGNLERGVELTVRAAEGAVRNVSVAVTNLTPDVRGIAGVYWDGKCQIQEVLADSPAQAAGLLVKDVVTTLDGNPVHNSSDFVARMGVAGARPVLLGVMRRGRELTLTVTPALDAAGMSRIGVSVDNAAEAAMWMQYRAPWRQIRSDAMQVIRVLKALIVPKVSGERKRVAGAIGGPVIIMAMMWRVVQESVLSSMGFLRMICINLAIINLLPLPVLDGGHIVFSLWEMITRRKPHPRVISVLVTGFAVLLIGLMVLLVFKDVLHLRRNARQERAAQQP, translated from the coding sequence CTTCCGTGTGGATGCCTTTGCGATCGGGTTTGGCCCGGCGATGTGGAGACGCCGGGTCGGGGAGACCGACTACCGAATCAACGTTATTCCGTTCGGCGGGTACGTGGCGTTGCCGCAGCTCGATCCGTCGGGCATGGAGGCGATACAGGGGGGCGAAGGGTCGGCGTCGGAACAGCTTCCCGATGTGTCGCCGTGGAAGCGGATTGTCGTGTCGGTCGCCGGGCCGGCGGGCAACGTGCTGCTGGCGGTGGTGCTTGCGTGGGTGATCTGGTTGGCGCCGGGATCGGTGACGGGCGTGGTCAGTACCCGGATCGGCACGGTCGATCCGGAAACGCCCGCCTGGGTGGCGGGACTGCGGTCGGGCGATGTGATCGAACGGGTCGGCGGGCAGCGCGTGACGACCTGGAACGACTTTATGGTCGAGTGCCACCTCGTGGGCAATCTGGAGCGCGGCGTCGAGCTGACGGTTCGCGCCGCCGAAGGCGCGGTGCGGAACGTCAGCGTCGCGGTGACCAATCTGACGCCCGATGTCCGTGGGATTGCCGGGGTGTACTGGGACGGCAAATGCCAGATCCAGGAGGTGCTGGCCGACAGCCCCGCGCAGGCGGCGGGGCTGCTCGTCAAGGATGTGGTGACGACCCTGGATGGGAACCCGGTGCACAACAGCTCGGATTTCGTCGCGCGGATGGGTGTCGCCGGGGCGCGGCCGGTGCTTTTGGGGGTGATGCGCCGCGGACGGGAGCTGACGCTCACGGTCACGCCCGCGCTGGACGCGGCGGGCATGAGCCGGATCGGCGTCAGTGTGGATAACGCCGCCGAGGCGGCGATGTGGATGCAATACCGCGCGCCGTGGCGGCAGATCCGCAGCGACGCGATGCAGGTGATCCGCGTCCTGAAGGCGCTGATCGTGCCCAAGGTCAGCGGCGAACGGAAACGGGTGGCGGGCGCGATCGGCGGACCGGTGATCATCATGGCCATGATGTGGCGGGTCGTACAGGAGAGCGTGCTCAGCAGCATGGGCTTCCTGCGCATGATCTGCATCAACCTCGCGATCATCAACCTGCTGCCGCTGCCGGTCCTGGACGGCGGCCATATCGTCTTTTCGCTCTGGGAGATGATCACCCGGCGCAAGCCCCACCCGCGGGTGATCAGCGTGCTGGTCACCGGTTTTGCCGTGCTGCTGATCGGGCTGATGGTGCTGCTGGTGTTCAAGGACGTCCTGCATCTCCGCCGCAATGCGCGGCAGGAGCGCGCGGCGCAGCAGCCCTGA